In Deltaproteobacteria bacterium, the sequence ATTAACTTTATGATTATTGAATCCTGCATGTATCAGTATGAATCATAAAGCATCATCTTTGATCAGTGTCAAATATCCATCATAACCAAGGAGCTAAAAAGTGCGTATTGTCTCATGGAATGTTAACGGTATCCGTGCCGTCATGAAAAAGGATTTTAAATTATCGCTGGACAGTATGAATACCGATGTGCTCTGCCTCCAGGAAACAAAGGCCCAGGATGATCAGGTAAGTGAGGCGCTATCTGAGATTGACGGTT encodes:
- a CDS encoding exodeoxyribonuclease III, translating into MRIVSWNVNGIRAVMKKDFKLSLDSMNTDVLCLQETKAQDDQVSEALSEIDG